The genomic segment CCGCCTGCCTCTTGcacaagaggaggaggagggaagaccaGCAGGATGGTGAAAGGCCACCCCGCCCTAGAGAAGCCTTCTGGGAACCTGCGTCCAGCGATGACGGCACTGCCCCAGGTGACAGTGATGACAGCATGACAGACCTGTACCCACGTAAGCTGGAACTTCCTCCCCTGGTTCAAGTCTCATCTGTCCACTCTGTGTCCATCCACAGCGAGCAGCTCCCTCTCGCTCTGTGTCCTCTGGTCCTGGGCCCGGCTGACCCCCCTGCAGAGGTGGTAGGTAGAATTTGACCTAAAACAGCCCATCTCTCTACTCCTTCCAGCCGAGCTGTTCACCAAAAAGGACCTGGGAGGGACCGGGCACGCAGACAGCAGTGATGAATTTCTGACAGAGGATGAGGACGAGACACCAAGGGGCCGCAGAGAGATGGGCCCTGGAGACAGCGAGGCCCTGGGAGTGGGCCGGGAGCAGGTCCTCAAGCGCAGGAAGGTGGGTGCCACCCCCAGGGCTGCCAGCGTGGCTTCCTCTAGCCAAGGTTTTcagcttctttagaaaaataaaacaccttttTCACAACTGAAATCTCAAACTAACAATATGAAAGATAAGCACCAAGGCTGCtctagtgggggtgggggctgcttcCTGGTTTGCTGCCTAGGAGTTTCCACTGAAGCCTCTTCCTCTCTGCGGGCCGGGACTGGGGGGCCGGGCTCACAGCACCCCTGCCTCAGATCAGAACACCTCCACTGATGGGAATTCTCTGTGCCGCAGAAGCAGTCTGGCTCGTTGAAAAAGAAGTTCAAAAGTCATCACCGCAAACCTAAGAGCTTCTGCTCTTTTAAACAGTCGGGTTAATGAAGAGTTGCTGGAGAAGACACATCTTAAGAGCCTTTCGAGAATCCTCCCCGCACCCAGGCCACATTCCTCTTCAGGGCGGCTGCCGCGCATCCCGCATGGGATGGGATGTCCATCCACTCCCCGTCTGCTgccccaggaggcagggctgggggtctgGCCCGCAGACATCAGGGTCTCACCCCCATACCCAGGAAGTAGCAGGGACCCCGAGGGAAGAATTCTGTCAGGACGTGGTCTTCAGCAAAGCCCGGATGGGCCACCAGAGGAGAGCCCTGGTCAGGCCCCACCTGGCTGGATGACACCACAGGATCACACTGTATACAACAAAtgccattatttattttgatgtgtctccaaaaatcaaaatgttttcaaacacaACTAAGATATAAAATACAGCTTAAAATGAGATTCATACCTATTTCccacataaagcaaaaaaaattttaagttgttttGCCAAAACCAATTGGTAGATGCCAGTTTCCTCTCCTCTCCGAGCAGGTGCAGACCCCTGGCCCACGCAGGGCCGAGGGGGCGAGGCTGGTGGCCACCTGGCCACGCTCAGTTTTCACAAACCAGAAAGGTCTTCCAAGCGGGGGGCTGAGGAGGACGTGTACTCTGCCCAAAACTCCCAGAGCACCTGCGGCCTGGCCGCGCGTGCCACGCATCAGGGCCGTCGTGCTGGGCCAGAGGGGAGGGCGTGCGGGTCAGGGGACCACCCTGCCCAGTGAGACGGGGAGTCACAAGCCCCCTCGTGTGGGAGCGTCCCAGTGACTGAAGTAGAAAAGCCCTCTGAACTCACACATACTCGGGGGGCAGGGACGTGGacgctgggggaggggcaggagcatCTTGGGGTGAGCCTCTGCGGCGGCGGGGACACGGGTGGGTGCTGGGAAGGCTCCAAGAGCACTAGTGGGCGAGAGCCGGCCGCCCCCCTGCCCTGCGAAGCGGACAGGGTtgctccccacttccctctggcTCTGGCCTGCAAGGTGGACGTGGATCTGGGGTCAGGACTGGCCCCAGCCGCTCTGGAGGAGGCCCTCAGCCTGGCACCCCCAGCTGATCGAACCGGTGACGGATGGGCTCCCAGGCGAGCTTGTGAGGAGCCTCACGAGGCGGGGCCTCCTCCGAGTCTGGCCAGCCTGGCCACGGCGGTCTGACTCCGCCTCCCCACGGGAGGCACAGAGGCCTCGCTACAAGGCGGACGAGTGGAGGACAGCGAGAAGCACCCGCACCCCCCAAGAAGAGAAACGCAGTGTAAGGCAATGTTAGAAAACTTTAAATACAGGATTAAGATCCAATCAGTAAGGCATCACAAATCGTAAAGAGTAATTTGGGCCGCATTCAGCATAGCAAACCGACAGTCTGAGCGCGCGACAGCCTCGGGAGGGGAGTGGTGGCCGCGAGGCCTGGAGACCCCCACAGGGGAGGTGAGTGGGCGGCGCCGGGCCCGGCCGTGGCCGGGGCTCTGGGACAGGTCCGTGTGAGGTAACTGGTCTGAGCGCCTGCTCTGGCCCGGCCCCCCGGCAGCGGCAGCCGCCCCTGAGCTGTACACACGGGAGCCGAGGCCCACGTGCTGCCGGGCTGGGCGGCGGGTCCCCGTGGGCCCCGGCAGCTTCCCCGAGGGCCCCCGTCCCCACCCTGAACACTGCCGCTCCCAGGGCACCAGCCCGTAAAAACCGCCCCCGTCCGAGCCGACCTTCTGATGAGCACCTCCACCGCGAGCAGCGGCCCCGGGGGCCCCTCTAATACTGCCTGATTCTTTGGGTTTGGGGTTTCTCTAAATGCTCTCGCTGTCCCTAGAAAGTATCACAAAGCAGGGCAGAAACAATGGGGAAGGCACTGGCGCGATTCTGAACCAGTGTGTTGATGTCGGGCTGGCCACCCCAAGTTGCTGAGCAGTTTTAGCTaaaaacataaactttaaaaaaataataagagggAGACTGCTTTGAATGATACACAAATGTATCTGCTCACAGTACAGTGTGAAGGTCCCCCACCCCGAAAAAGAAACCGAAAAGTAGGGCTGGGAGGCCAGAGCCAAGCCAGCTGCTCACTCCAAGGAGCCGCGGCcctgcctgggggagggaggcgcTGACGGCGGGCCTGCCGGCTCCGCGTGTCAGGTAACAGGCTGTGAGTCCAGAGCAGATTTAGCCATCAATTATCAGGTGTCTGCAAATAAAGTTCTCAAAACATCTGTGCCTTTAccaaggggggggaggggagaggaacgAGAGACGCTGGCTGCTACGTCGACCCAGCCTGAACCGGTCCGCGACGGCACGGGGCCTagccgggcggggggggggggtgggggtcccgTCACCACTCTTTCTTCTTCTCGTCCATGGACACGCCCCCAGGGCCCAAGGCCACCACCAGGAGCAAGCCTCCGATCACCGACATGGTCTGGAAGAAGTCGTACTTCAGGAAGTCGTGCATGGGCTTGTAGACGGGGATGGTCCAGAAGGCGTTGAAGTACACGTTGATGGCGAAGAGCCAGACGACCAGGGTCAAGGCCGCCAGCTTGGTCTTGAAGCCGACGGCCACCAGGACCATCAGCGCCGTGCCCACGAGGTTCTGGAGGATCTGCACGGGGCACGGGTGAGAAGTGAGAACAAACGTGGGGCGGCGCCCGTGCCGCCGCAGCCTCAGGGCCGGGGGCACGCAGGGCGTGCCGAGAGCCGGCGTCACACGCGGGGAGGGAGACCACCGCTGCTGCGGCGGGGGCGGCACACGAAGCAACGCTCTGCACCAAGAAAGGTCCTGGGAAGAATAGAAGGTCTCCAGGTAACAGGCTGGGAGTAACTGGGACGCACTCGGGTCTGAGCCTGGGGGACCTGTCCGCCAGAGCCACGGTCCCCGGCGCTGCTTAGAAGCAACCGTGCCCTCCTCCCCAGCGCCAGGAGCCCCTCCCGGGGACCCCGCCCAGCCGGGGCCCCAGCTCTGTGAGATACTGGGGGACAGGGACAAAGCCTTCCGCTCTGCAGTCCCAACACCTGGCGTGCAAAAAGTACGCGATAAAGGCCCGGGTGTGAGGACGGAAGGAGGAACAGGAGACCGTGAGGGAAGCCTCGGCGACTCCGGGAGGGGGCCTCCTCTGTCGGGAGGCAGCCCTGTGCCGCAGGAGAGCCGCACGGCGTTCTGTTTCCTTTAACGGGCTCCCCCCCCACGGCCCTGCGGCAATGCCCAGGGCGTGAGCGGGGAAGACGGGGCACGGGGCCGGCCAGGGATGCGCACCGAGAAGAAGCTGGCGTCAAAGTGCAGCAGGGTCATGAACATCAGGACCAGCAGGACGCGGCCCCCGAGCTGCATGTACTGCTTGGGGGAGCTCTCGCGCACGGTGGGGACGCCGGCGAACATGCTCTTCCCTTCGGAGCGGGACtccgccagcagcagcagcaggcctCCTCCCAGGGCCAGGTTCCTGCGGGACAGACAGGCCACGCTCGCCGCTCAGGCGCCCCGGGCCCCGAGCGCGCCCGGCAGGCCGGGTCGGGAGGCCCCGGCCGGAGCAGGGATGCCGGTGACACCCGTGGACACGAGCGGAGACACGGACGTGTCCACGCCACCCCGGGGAGCCGGGCCTGGGCTGGGCTCCCCCGCTGACCAGCTGGATCCCTGAGAGCCGGTGCTTCCCTCAGACCCTCGCCCCCCTCGTGAGACACGGGGTCGGGAGGGACGACCTCGCTCTCACCTGTGTCCTGGGGGCCCTGGGTCGGGGAGGGAAGCCTTCAGCAGCGTCCACTACAGAGTCTAAGCGGCACAGTTTGGACCCAAAGAAACGAACTTCAACCCATAGTTACTGAGCTTAGAGATATGAGGAAAGCACACTGACGTC from the Hippopotamus amphibius kiboko isolate mHipAmp2 chromosome 2, mHipAmp2.hap2, whole genome shotgun sequence genome contains:
- the SURF2 gene encoding surfeit locus protein 2 isoform X2, with amino-acid sequence MSEPPADVRAFLREHPSLRLQPAGGKVRCALTGHELPCRLPELQAYTRGKKYRRLARAAPAFDYAAFEPHVVPSTKSPHQLFCKLTLRHINKSPEHVLRHTQGRRYQRALQKYEECQKQGVEFVPACLLHKRRRREDQQDGERPPRPREAFWEPASSDDGTAPGDSDDSMTDLYPPELFTKKDLGGTGHADSSDEFLTEDEDETPRGRREMGPGDSEALGVGREQVLKRRKQSGSLKKKFKSHHRKPKSFCSFKQSG
- the SURF4 gene encoding surfeit locus protein 4 isoform X2, with protein sequence MWLQWGEQRDYIDSTWSCGYLLASAFVLLNLLGQLTGCILVLSRNFVQYACFGLFGIIALQTIAYSILWDLKFLMRNLALGGGLLLLLAESRSEGKSMFAGVPTVRESSPKQYMQLGGRVLLVLMFMTLLHFDASFFSILQNLVGTALMVLVAVGFKTKLAALTLVVWLFAINVYFNAFWTIPVYKPMHDFLKYDFFQTMSVIGGLLLVVALGPGGVSMDEKKKEW
- the SURF4 gene encoding surfeit locus protein 4 isoform X1; translated protein: MGQNDLMGTAEDVADQFLRVTKQYLPHVARLCLISTFLEDGVRMWLQWGEQRDYIDSTWSCGYLLASAFVLLNLLGQLTGCILVLSRNFVQYACFGLFGIIALQTIAYSILWDLKFLMRNLALGGGLLLLLAESRSEGKSMFAGVPTVRESSPKQYMQLGGRVLLVLMFMTLLHFDASFFSILQNLVGTALMVLVAVGFKTKLAALTLVVWLFAINVYFNAFWTIPVYKPMHDFLKYDFFQTMSVIGGLLLVVALGPGGVSMDEKKKEW
- the SURF2 gene encoding surfeit locus protein 2 isoform X1, with translation MSEPPADVRAFLREHPSLRLQPAGGKVRCALTGHELPCRLPELQAYTRGKKYRRLARAAPAFDYAAFEPHVVPSTKSPHQLFCKLTLRHINKSPEHVLRHTQGRRYQRALQKYEECQKQGVEFVPACLLHKRRRREDQQDGERPPRPREAFWEPASSDDGTAPGDSDDSMTDLYPPELFTKKDLGGTGHADSSDEFLTEDEDETPRGRREMGPGDSEALGVGREQVLKRRKKQSGSLKKKFKSHHRKPKSFCSFKQSG